AAACTTGTTGCTTCGATTATTTTAGTAAGGAGAATTATGTAAGGTGCAATATTTTCATATCCATATGTTGGTTTTTCAAATAACTATTTTTACATTTGTTCGTATCATGAACAGCATTTCGTTCACAGTACGAACAATTACATATGGCACTTCAAAATGTTTTTTGGACGAGCAATCTGAAATTGCTACGTAACAGAAAGAAAATCAGCCAGGAAGACCTTGCGAGAGCCCTTGATATATCCCGTTCTAAGGTCGCGCACCATGAAAGTGACAACCACACCAACCCTCCTTTAGAAGATCTGTTAAAATTTTCGCAATATTTTAAGATCAGCATTGATAGCTTGTTAAAAGTTGACCTGTCAAAATTAGGGGAGTTGAAATTACGTGAACTGGAAACTGGAAATGACATTTACATATCGGGGGGCAAAATTCGGGTGCTTTCAATTACGGTAACACCCGGTAATAAAGAGAATATAGAATTTGTACCGATAAAAGCAAAAGCCGGTTACCTCGCTGGCTATAATGATCCTGATTTTATTGGTCAGCTTCCTAAGTTTAGTTTCCCTCACCTGGCTGAAAAAAAAACGTACCGTATATTTCCAACGGAAGGTGACAGTATGTTACCAATTCCTGAAAACTGTATGGTGATAACAGAGTATGTGCAGGATTGGAAGATGTTGAACGATACGCCATGCATAGTAATTATGCGTGCTGAGCAACGTTTTCTTTTTAAAATGGTGACTACCCAACAAGATCAATTGCTCCTACGGTCCCTAAATACCCTTTATGAGGATCAGCCGGTATTTGCCGGGGATGTGCTGGAGGTTTGGAGGTATCATAGCCATATTACAGATGTATTGCCGACACAGGAATTGGAAATGATTGAGTTGCTAAAAGCGGTTAATGAAATACGGTCGGACGTAAAACAATTAAAAGCGGAACAACAAAATTAAAAATAAGTAAAAACTTAAATAGGCCGTAAATAAATGCCATTGGGCAACATTGAAATTCTATTTTTGTACGTTTAGAGAATATATGAGTACTACTTTATTTGAGCAAGGCATCCAAGATCTGAATTTTACTTTTATTGAAGAAAGTGGGAACAGTGGAGTGCTTTTGACAAATAATTACCAAAATCTCGAAAAGGCACTAGCATCACCTGATGTGTTATTTGCCTTGGAAACAGCTAAAAGTAAATTTAATGCAGATGCTGTTTATTTTCGTTTTTTTCAGGATGGCCGTGCATCAGTTCCTCAATTATACATTTTCGATTTTACACAACGAAGTTTAACCGAAGCCGAAAAGAACCGTATTCATGTCCAGATGTGGAATGGCTACCAGGTACCGGCCTATCTCATTATAGAAAAATTTTCAGTTTCCATTTTTGATTCCCGTGAAAAACCCAAAGAAAATTTAACAAGTTACGCGAGTGAGATCATCCGGCTGACCGGGACGGCGATTAAAGACTTTAAGGCGCAAAGTTTTGACGATGGCCTTTTTTGGGAAGAACAGGACGAAAAGAAACATTTTAAATTTGAACAATCTGCTACTAAAGATTTGATCCGTGGATTAAAGCAGGTTTATAAGAGCTTCCAGGAGGAATCTGGGCTAAACAGGCATGTCGCGCTAAAGTTGCTTGTCCAATGCTTGCTGATCAAGTACCTGGAGGAGCGGGATGAAGACAGTGCAAGCGGCTATTTCGCAGGTACCTATTTTAAACGAAATTTCCAGTGTGATAATTTCTGCGATACCATTCGTAAAGGAAAATTATTAAACCTGTTGGATCAACTGTCTAAAGATT
The genomic region above belongs to Mucilaginibacter sp. KACC 22773 and contains:
- a CDS encoding XRE family transcriptional regulator; this translates as MALQNVFWTSNLKLLRNRKKISQEDLARALDISRSKVAHHESDNHTNPPLEDLLKFSQYFKISIDSLLKVDLSKLGELKLRELETGNDIYISGGKIRVLSITVTPGNKENIEFVPIKAKAGYLAGYNDPDFIGQLPKFSFPHLAEKKTYRIFPTEGDSMLPIPENCMVITEYVQDWKMLNDTPCIVIMRAEQRFLFKMVTTQQDQLLLRSLNTLYEDQPVFAGDVLEVWRYHSHITDVLPTQELEMIELLKAVNEIRSDVKQLKAEQQN